In Thermofilum pendens Hrk 5, the sequence GAGAAGCTCGTCGCGTAGCTTCCTCAGCTCTTCCGCGATGTCGGAGAGCCTCCCGATTATCGAGAGAATAGCCTCCTGGGAGTGGTCCAGGAGAATAATCCTGTTGTTCTCTACCCTGATCCTTTCCGGTGGAACAACGATCTTCCCGTTGGAGTCTGTCTTTAGTACAACCTTTATCGGCTGTTTCTCGCGCTTAGACACGTAAATCTTCCATATCTTGCCTACTTTCTCCCCGCTCCTTCTGTAAACGACCTTACCGACTATCTTTTCAAGTAGCTTTCTATCCGTTATCTCGCTTAGAACTATGCCCCTCATAACCTCCTCAAACGTCATGTGCTTTAAAGGGCTTTTCAAGACGTACTCTCGCGGGAGATTATTCGCAAAGGGGAAAGACGTACATATTACGTTCATTATCCGCGCACTTTGCTAAACGGACTTTTCGCGCATACGAAGCTTTAAAAGCAGGAAGTTCGGCTCATTGCAGTGTAAGGCTGGGTGTCGGTGTCATGGATGGAGACACTCTGAGCTTTATAATGTGGCTCGTAGCACTCGCGATTTTCTCGTACATAACGCAGGAGATGCAGATTCTAAAGGCTATAAGCGAGGTTGAAGGCTACGTCGCTCTCTTCAGGGGTATACGGGACAAGGCTGTGAAAGTGCTTGTAGACCAGTTTTCAAAGTACACGGCCAGCTCTGAGGGGGCTTCTAGGGACGTGTTGGAGCAGAGGATTCTCTCGCTCATCGAGACACGCATCATACTCCCAGTAGACCTGGATCCCTACGGCATAGTGAGGAAGATAAAGCACGTGCTTAGAACTAGCGAAGTAGAACTCGAGAAGGAGGTTTCCCGCATCGCGAAAGGCGCCTCGAGGACGGAGGTGCAGAGGCTGTCAAGCCTGGTGGAGGTTGCGCGTGAGCTAAACCTTGTGTACAAGCTTGTTAACCACTACTACCTTATCGCGCGGAAATTTAAGAGCCTCTGGCTCGTGCTACAGCTGAACGCGCAGATGCCCTTCGTACTCGAAGAGGTGAAGGCGATAGAGGGGGCCCTGGAGTCGTTCTCGAAGGGTATTCCTGTAGGCGACTCCGCCGGGCCACTGGTTGCTGCTTTGCTGGCTAGGAAGTATAAGGGTAGCTTTGTTGAACCCGTGAAGGACACTGAAATCTCGCAGGTAACGGTCGACGGAAAGAAGGTATTCATAGTGAAGGCAAAGGGCCCTGGGAGCACGACGGGACACCTTGAGGAAGCTCTATCCTGGATATTCTCGAGGGAGAAAGTCTCGCTCATAGTATCCGTGGATGCTGCGTTGAAGCTAGAAGGGGAAGAGTCGGGGTCCGTAGCGAGCGGGTACGGTGTCGCGATGGGTGGCATAGGCGTTGAGAGATTCGAGATAGAGGAGCTCTCGACGAAGCATGGAGTGCCGCTGTTCGCAGTACTCATAAAGATGTCGGAGGCAGAGGCTCTCTCGGTTATGACGGAGAAGGTTTACCAAGGGGTTCAGCAAGCGGTGAGGATAGTAGAGGATATCATCTCAAGGGCACCGGAGGGTTCGTCCATTGTAGTTCTAGGAGTTGGAAACAGCCTAGGAGTACCGTGACGCTCCTAGAACCTCCTTAGATGGAACCGGGGAACGTTTCTACGCTATGTCTGTGTCATACCAGTAAGAAATATAAGCCTTTTGTTTCCAGAATAATCGCAATTTGGTGTATCGGAGGGTGAGTGTATGACGCGCCAGGAGGCTTTACGCGCGGAGGAGTTTCGCTTGGATTATTCTCAGCTTGCTGGTCTCTCTTACGAGGATATAGCTAAGGTTGCAGCGTCTGTACGCGAAAAGCTGATGCCGAGGTTGGGGGTAGACTACAAGCTTTACCTGTCGAAGAGGCCTCCCATCAAGGAAGGCGAGGAGCTGATCGCGTATACCCAGTCGGCGTGCCCGGAGTGCAACTCGTTGCTGACGGCGGTTATATTTAAGCGCGAGGGGAAGGTGTTCATACGCAAGGTTTGCCCAGAACACGGAGAATTCGAAGAGCTTTACTTCGGCGACGCTGAGATGTACGAGCGTTTCCGGAGGTACCAGAGGGATGGGAAGGGGAACGTAATCTCGCACCTACCGGTGACAGCCCCGTGTCCCTATAATTGCGGCGTATGCACTAGGCATAGATCCCACGCGGCTTTGATAAACATCGTGTTGACAAACCGGTGTGATCTTAGCTGCTTCTACTGCTTCTTCTTCGCCTCCAAGTCCGGCTACATATACGAGCCTTCTCTCGAGCACATAAGGTACATGCTGAGGCAGGCTAGGCTCACAGAGCCTGTGAAGCCCCCGGCTATACAGCTTACGGGCGGCGAGCCCACGCTTAGGGACGACCTCTTAGAGATTATAAAGATGGCGCGTGAAGAGGGCTTCACGCATATTCAGCTAAACACGAACGGTATCAGGCTGGCGTTCGACCCGGAGCTTGCAGTCAAGGTGAGGCAGGCCGGTGTTAACACGGTCTATATGAGCTTCGATGGGGTGTCGCCGTTCTCCAACCCGAAGAACCACTGGGAGGTTCCATACGCCTTGGACAACTTGAGGAAAGCGGGTCTAGGAGTGGTTCTCGTTCCGACCGTTATAAAGCACTACAACCTCTCGGAGGTAGGCAAGATAATCCAGTTCGGGCTCCAGAACAACGACATAGTAAGGGGGGTGAACTTCCAGCCCGTATCTATCGTCGGCAGGATGCCGAGAAAGGAGAGGGACAAGGAGAGGGTTACGATACCCGATGTTATAAAGGCTATAGAGGAGCAGACGGGAGGGCAAATAAAAGCTGAGGACTGGTACCCCGTACCGAGCGTGGTCCCGATATCGAGGTTCGTCGAGGCATTGACGGGTAAGCCCCAGCTAGCCTTCACGACGCACTTTGCATGCGGAGCCGCTACCTACGTTTGGCAGGAGGACGGAGAAATAATACCCATAACCCGCTTCGTCCACGTAGACGAGTTCTTCCGGTTCCTGGACGCGAAGGCAGATGAGCTCGAGAAAGGGAAGAACAAGTACCTAGTCATGCTGGAGCTTATGTGGAACCTCAGGAAGTTCGTCGATGCGTCTAAGGCTCCCCGCAGGCTCCGGGAAGGCAACCGCCTGCTCAAGATACTCTACAGGGTTTTCGTAAAACACGACTACGAGAGCCTAGGAGAATTCCACTACAACACACTGTTCCTCGGAATGATGCACTTCCAGGATCTGTACAACCACGACGTCGCGAGGGTTATGAGGTGCGATATACACTACGTAATGCCTGACGGCAGACAGGTCCCCTTCTGCTCTTTCAACGTCCTCCCAGACCTCTACAGGGATCGTGCTCAGAGAGTGTTCTCGTACTCGATAAAGGACTGGGAGAAACTAACAGGGAAGAGGTTGGTAGAGGACCACTACAAGAGAAACATCAAGAAGCTGATCTCCGGGGAGCCCTACAGAAGGCACTACTCGAAGATAATAGACATAGACTCTATACCCTACGAGCAACACGTACTAGCCTCGAAGAGATTCGGCATCCCTGTCATCGAATAACGCGCAGAGGCGCTTGCAGATGAAGGCATTCGCGTTTGAGCTAAAGGCGGTAGACCCTAAACCCTTAGACCTAGCGGTAAAGCCGTACCTACTCACTGTTTGCTCGGGCAAGGCTACGGTTCTTTCACCGGTCAGGAGGAGGCAGTTTTTAGAGGAGGACCTGGTGGGCTTTGACGAAGAGATAGGTTTCCTAATCGGTATTGTTTACAACGATTTCTTTCACGGGGAGGGTAACGTAGAGGTCTTCGAGTATGATGTCTCCTCTAGTTGCGAGATGGTAGCGAAAATATACGAAGTGAGGGACTCAGGTTTCCTTTACTACAGGGCACGCGTCTATAAGCGCTCAGAGGGCGTTGAGGGCTGGACGGTAATTTTCAGCGATCACTTTTCGAAGCCGGGGAGGCCG encodes:
- a CDS encoding DUF1512 domain-containing protein; this encodes MDGDTLSFIMWLVALAIFSYITQEMQILKAISEVEGYVALFRGIRDKAVKVLVDQFSKYTASSEGASRDVLEQRILSLIETRIILPVDLDPYGIVRKIKHVLRTSEVELEKEVSRIAKGASRTEVQRLSSLVEVARELNLVYKLVNHYYLIARKFKSLWLVLQLNAQMPFVLEEVKAIEGALESFSKGIPVGDSAGPLVAALLARKYKGSFVEPVKDTEISQVTVDGKKVFIVKAKGPGSTTGHLEEALSWIFSREKVSLIVSVDAALKLEGEESGSVASGYGVAMGGIGVERFEIEELSTKHGVPLFAVLIKMSEAEALSVMTEKVYQGVQQAVRIVEDIISRAPEGSSIVVLGVGNSLGVP
- a CDS encoding PRC-barrel domain-containing protein, giving the protein MTFEEVMRGIVLSEITDRKLLEKIVGKVVYRRSGEKVGKIWKIYVSKREKQPIKVVLKTDSNGKIVVPPERIRVENNRIILLDHSQEAILSIIGRLSDIAEELRKLRDELLVLDEKLISGEIPREEYNVARSRIERKKVHLRMEASTLLDALNHMVQSGEVTLNKEEERRIYEIMDVLSLSLPAIPLRELEKIFG
- the tes gene encoding tetraether lipid synthase Tes → MTRQEALRAEEFRLDYSQLAGLSYEDIAKVAASVREKLMPRLGVDYKLYLSKRPPIKEGEELIAYTQSACPECNSLLTAVIFKREGKVFIRKVCPEHGEFEELYFGDAEMYERFRRYQRDGKGNVISHLPVTAPCPYNCGVCTRHRSHAALINIVLTNRCDLSCFYCFFFASKSGYIYEPSLEHIRYMLRQARLTEPVKPPAIQLTGGEPTLRDDLLEIIKMAREEGFTHIQLNTNGIRLAFDPELAVKVRQAGVNTVYMSFDGVSPFSNPKNHWEVPYALDNLRKAGLGVVLVPTVIKHYNLSEVGKIIQFGLQNNDIVRGVNFQPVSIVGRMPRKERDKERVTIPDVIKAIEEQTGGQIKAEDWYPVPSVVPISRFVEALTGKPQLAFTTHFACGAATYVWQEDGEIIPITRFVHVDEFFRFLDAKADELEKGKNKYLVMLELMWNLRKFVDASKAPRRLREGNRLLKILYRVFVKHDYESLGEFHYNTLFLGMMHFQDLYNHDVARVMRCDIHYVMPDGRQVPFCSFNVLPDLYRDRAQRVFSYSIKDWEKLTGKRLVEDHYKRNIKKLISGEPYRRHYSKIIDIDSIPYEQHVLASKRFGIPVIE